Proteins encoded together in one Balearica regulorum gibbericeps isolate bBalReg1 chromosome 3, bBalReg1.pri, whole genome shotgun sequence window:
- the CAD gene encoding multifunctional protein CAD isoform X1 — MGCLVLQDGSVLRGRLFGAVGAVAAGEVVFQTGMVGYPEALTDPSYKAQILVLTYPLVGNYGVPRDETDPFGLSKWFESSKIHVAALVVGECSETPSHWSASRSLDQWLKEQNVPGLEGVDTRALTKKIREKGTLLGKLVPDGPPEKSFSFEDPNKRHLVQEVSLKTPRVLNPGGSLRITVVDCGLKYNQVRCLCERGAAVTVVPWDHPLDTADFDGLFISNGPGDPQLCQETVSNLRRVLDAPQPKPVFGICLGHQLLSLALGAHTYKMKYGNRGHNQPCLHEDTRRCFITAQNHGFAVEAGSLPPGWVPLFTNANDGSNEGLVHEYKPFFSVQFHPEHRAGPTDLEGLFDVFVESSRDLRSGDGSARTVRQRLRDWLTYDKVPAGGQDVARPRKVLILGSGGLSIGQAGEFDYSGSQAIKALKEENIQTVLINPNIATVQTSKGLADKVYFLPITPEYVTQVIRNERPDGVLLTFGGQTALNCGVELTKAGVLERYHVRVLGTPVTSIEMTEDRKVFVEKMEEIGEHVAPSEAAASLEQAQAAAERLGYPVLVRSAYALGGLGSGFANNREELVALVSQAFTHTSQVLVDKSLKGWKEIEYEVVRDAYNNCVTVCNMENLDPLGIHTGESIVVAPSQTLNDTEYFMLRRTAVKVVQHLGIVGECNIQFALNPESEQYYIIEVNARLSRSSALASKATGYPLAYVAAKLALGIPLPLLRNSVTNSTTANFEPSLDYCVVKIPRWDLSKFLRVSTKIGSSMKSVGEVMAIGRNFEEAFQKALRMVDENCMGFDHTVKPASDVELETPTDKRIFVLAAALRAGYSIERLYELTKIDRWFLHKMKNITDHAVLLESYREEQSTMPPAVLKRAKQLGFSDKQVALAVLSTELAVRKMRRDLKILPVVKQIDTVAAEWPAQTNYLYLTYNSTEHDLAFREPHVMVIGSGVYRIGSSVEFDWCAVGCIQELRKMGFKTIMVNYNPETVSTDYDMCDRLYFDEISFEVVMDIYELENPEGVILSMGGQLPNNIAMALHRQQCRILGTSPEAIDSAENRFKFSRLLDSIGISQPLWKELSDMESAKHFCCKVGYPCVVRPSYVLSGAAMNVAYSDSDLEKFLSNAVAVSKEQPVVISKFIQEAKEIDVDAVACDGVVVAIAISEHVENAGVHSGDATLVTPPQDITPKTLERIKAIVHAIGQELQVTGPFNLQLIAKDDQLKVIECNVRVSRSFPFVSKTLGVDLVALASQVIMGEDVEPVGLMTGTGIVGVKVPQFSFSRLAGADVVLGVEMTSTGEVACFGENRCEAYLKAMLSTGFKIPKKNILLTIGSYKNKSELLPTVRTLESLGYNLYASLGTADFYTEHGIKVMAVDWHFEDADGSEAGARETQRSILDYLAENHFEMVINLSMRNSGGRRLSSFVTKGYRTRRLAVDYSVPLIIDIKCTKLFVEALGQIRAAPPLKMHVDCMTSQKLIRLPGLIDVHVHLREPGGTHKEDFASGTAAALAGGITMVCAMPNTSPAITDAASFALAQKLAEAGARCDFALFLGASSENAGSLGPLAGAAAGLKMYLNDTFSSLRMDDVSLWMEHFKQWPRHLPIVAHAERQTVAAVLMVAQLYQRPVHICHVARREEILLIKAAKQKGIPVTCEVAPHHLFLCRDDLGRLGEGRAAVRPALGTRQDVEALWESLDTIDCFATDHAPHTLEEKQGQEPPPGYPGLETMLPLLLTAVSEGRLTVEDIIQRLYENPRKIFGLPVQEDTYVEVDLEHEWIIPSHTAFSKARWTPFEGMKVKGTVRRVVLRGEVAYIDGQVLVPPGYGQDVKKWPSGAVLVPHAAPAKESTKTPERPRHVGAGETLRSRASSPRRAGPTGEGRFHLPPRIHRASDPGLPAEDAREKTGRKVAEADPTVIQDSYFYPLGPLPRQASPQGAPHFQTSPLLHPLVGQHVLSAQQFSKEQLSHLFNVAHTLRMLVQKERSLDILKGKVMASMFYEASTRTSSSFAAAMSRLGGSVLSFSEATSSVQKGESLADSVQTMCCYADVLVLRHPQPGAVELAAKHCRKPVINAGDGVGEHPTQALLDIFTIREELGTVNGMTITMVGDLKHGRTVHSLACLLTQYRVNLRYVTPPGLRMPPDITSFVASKGIKQEEFGSIEEALPDTDVLYMTRIQKERFRLAEEYEACFGQFILTPHIMTRAKEKMVVMHPLPRVNEISVEVDSDPRAAYFRQAENGMYMRMALLATVLGRY; from the exons ATgggctgcctggtgctgcaggaCGGGTCGGTGCTGCGCGGCCGCCTCTTCGGGGCCGTCGGGGCCGTCGCCGCCGGGGAAGTCG TCTTCCAGACCGGCATGGTGGGCTACCCCGAGGCCCTCACCGACCCCTCCTACAAGGCGCAGATCCTGGTGCTCACCTACCCGCTCGTCGGTAACTACGGGGTCCCCCGGGACGAAACCGACCCCTTCGGCCTCAGCAAG TGGTTTGAGTCCAGCAAGATCCACGTGGCCGCGCTGGTGGTGGGCGAGTGCTCGGAGACCCCCAGCCACTGGAGCGCGTCCCGCTCCCTCGACCAGTGGCTCAAGGAGCAGAATGTTCCCGGGCTGGAAG GGGTGGATACTCGGGCTCTAACGAAGAAGATCCGCGAGAAGGGGACGCTGCTGGGGAAGCTGGTGCCGGATGGGCCCCCCGAGAAGAGCTTCTCCTTTGAAGACCCCAACAAGCGGCACCTGGTGCAGGAGGTGTCGCTGAAG ACACCCCGTGTGTTGAACCCCGGCGGGTCGCTGCGCATCACGGTGGTCGACTGTGGCCTCAAGTACAACCAGGTGCGGTGTCTGTGTGAGCGGGGGGCGGCCGTCACCGTGGTGCCCTGGGACCACCCGCTGGACACCGCAG ACTTTGACGGGCTGTTCATCAGCAACGGCCCTGGAGACCCGCAGCTCTGCCAGGAGACGGTGTCCAACCTGCGCCGGGTGCTGGACGCCCCCCAGCCCAAGCCCGTCTTCGGGATCTGCCTGGGGCACCAGCTGCTCTCCCTGGCCCTTGGCGCCCACACCTACAAGATGAA GTACGGGAACCGCGGGCACAACCAGCCGTGCCTGCATGAGGACACACGGCGCTGCTTCATCACGGCGCAGAACCATGGCTTCGCGGTGGAGGCAGGCAGCCTGCCGCCCGGTTGGGTCCCGCTCTTCACCAATGCTAACGACGGCTCCAACGAGGGCCTCGTCCACGAGTATAAGCCCTTCTTCAG CGTCCAGTTTCACCCCGAGCACCGCGCCGGCCCCACAGACCTGGAGGGGCTCTTCGATGTCTTCGTGGAGTCGTCACGGGACCTGCGGAGCGGCGACGGCAGTGCCCGGACAG TGCGGCAGCGCCTGCGGGACTGGCTGACCTACGACAAGGTGCCGGCGGGGGGCCAGGATGTGGCACGGCCCCGCAAGGTGCTGATCCTGGGCTCCGGCGGCCTCTCCATCGGGCAGGCGGGCGAGTTCGACTACTCGGGGTCGCAG GCCATCAAAGCGCTGAAGGAGGAGAACATCCAGACGGTGCTGATCAACCCCAACATCGCCACGGTGCAGACCTCCAAGGGGCTGGCGGACAAGGTCTACTTCCTCCCCATCACCCCCGAGTACGTCACCCAG GTGATCCGGAACGAGCGCCCTGACGGGGTGCTGCTGACCTTCGGGGGGCAGACGGCCCTCAACTGCGGCGTGGAGCTCACCAAGGCGGGCGTGCTGGAGCGGTACCACGTGCGGGTGCTGGGCACCCCCGTCACCTCCATTGAGATGACGGAGGATCGCAAGGTCTTCgtggagaagatggaggagaTCGGGGAGCACGTGGCACCCAGtgaggctgctgcctccctggagCAG GCGCAGGCAGCGGCCGAGCGGTTGGGGTACCCGGTCCTCGTGCGCTCCGCCTATGCCCTGGGGGGCCTGGGTTCCGGCTTTGCCAACAACCGGGAGGAGCTGGTGGCACTGGTGAGCCAGGCCTTCACCCACACCTCCCAGGTGCTGGTGGACAAGTCCctgaagggctggaaggagatCGAGTACGAGGTGGTGCGGGACGCCTACAACAACTGTGTCACG GTGTGCAACATGGAGAACCTGGACCCCCTGGGGATCCACACGGGCGAGTCCATCGTGGTGGCACCCAGCCAGACCCTCAATGACACTGAGTACTTCATGCTGCGGCGCACGGCCGTGAAGGTGGTGCAGCACCTGGGCATCGTGGGCGAGTGCAACATCCAGTTTGCCCTGAACCCCGAGTCAGAGCAG TACTACATCATCGAGGTGAACGCCCGGCTCTCCcgcagctcagccctggccagCAAGGCCACCGGCTACCCCCTGGCCTACGTGGCTGCCAAGCTGGCCCTGGgcatccccctgcccctcctcag gaACTCTGTCACCAACTCCACCACGGCCAACTTCGAGCCCAGCCTGGACTACTGCGTGGTGAAGATCCCACGCTGGGACCTCAGCAAGTTCCTGCGCGTCAGCACCAAGATCGGCAGCTCCATGAAGAGCGTGG GGGAGGTCATGGCCATCGGGAGGAACTTCGAGGAGGCTTTCCAGAAGGCGCTGAGGATGGTGGATGAGAACTGCATGGGCTTTGACCACACTGTGAAGCCAGCCTCAGATGTG gagctggagacgCCGACAGACAAGCGGATCTTTGTGCTGGCGGCTGCGCTGCGTGCCGGCTACTCCATTGAGCGGCTCTACGAGCTGACCAAGATTGACCGCTGGTTTCTGCACAAGATGAAGAACATCACGGACCACGCAGTGCTGCTGGAGTCGTACCGCGAGGAGCAGAGCACCATGCCGCCCGCTGTGCTCAAACGGGCCAAGCAGCTTGGCTTCTCCGACAAGCAGGTGGCCCTGGCCGTGCTCAG CACCGAGCTGGCTGTGAGGAAGATGCGGCGTGACCTGAAGATCCTGCCGGTGGTGAAGCAGATCGACACTGTGGCGGCGGAGTGGCCAGCCCAAACCAACTACCTGTACCTGACCTACAACAGCACCGAGCACGACCTGGCCTTCCGCGAGCCCCACGTGATGGTCATCGGCTCTGGTGTCTACCGCATTGGCAGCAGCGTCGAGTTCGACTGGTGCGCTGTCGGTTGCATCCAGGAGCTCCGCAAG ATGGGCTTCAAGACAATCATGGTGAACTACAACCCTGAGACGGTGAGCACTGACTACGACATGTGCGACCGCCTCTACTTTGATGAGATCTCCTTTGAG GTGGTGATGGACATCTATGAGCTGGAGAACCCTGAGGGCGTGATCCTGTCCATGGGCGGGCAGCTGCCCAACAACATCGCCATGGCCCTGCACCGGCAGCAGTGCCGCATCCTGGGCACATCCCCGGAGGCCATCGATTCAGCCGAGAACCGCTTCAAGTTCTCCCGCCTGCTCGACTCCATCGGCATCAGCCAGCCCCTCTGGAAGGAGCTCTCTGACATGGAG TCGGCCAAGCACTTCTGCTGCAAGGTGGGGTACCCCTGCGTCGTGCGCCCCTCCTACGTGCTGAGCGGTGCCGCCATGAATGTGGCCTACTCAGACAGTGACCTGGAGAAGTTCCTGAGCAACGCCGTGGCCGTGTCCAAGGAGCAGCCCGTCGTCATCTCCAAGTTCATCCAGGAGGCCAAG GAGATCGACGTGGATGCAGTGGCCTGCGACGGCGTGGTGGTGGCCATCGCCATCTCAGAGCACGTAGAGAACGCTGGGGTGCACTCGGGCGATGCCACGCTGGTGACGCCCCCCCAGGACATCACTCCTAAGACACTGGAGCGCATCAAGGCCATCGTCCATGCCATCGGACAGGAGCTGCAGGTCACCGGGCCTTTCAATCTGCAGCTCATCGCCAAG gATGACCAGCTGAAGGTGATCGAGTGCAACGTCCGCGTCTCCCGCTCCTTTCCCTTCGTCTCCAAGACCCTGGGGGTGGACCTGGTGGCTCTGGCCAGCCAAGTGATCATGGGTGAGGATGTGGAGCCCGTGGGGCTGATGACGGGCACAGGCATCGTCGGCGTCAAG GTGCCCCAGTTCTCCTTCTCACGCCTGGCGGGTGCGGACGTGGTGCTAGGCGTGGAGATGACCAGCACAGGCGAGGTGGCCTGCTTTGGAGAAAACCGCTGCGAGGCTTACCTGAAGGCAATGCTCAGCACTGGCTTCAAGATCCCCAAGAAGAACATCCTGCTGACCATCGGCAGCTACAAG AACAAGAGCGAGCTGTTGCCCACGGTACGGACCTTGGAGAGCCTCGGCTACAATCTGTACGCCAGCCTCGGCACCGCAGACTTCTACACTGAGCACGGCATCAAG GTGATGGCTGTGGACTGGCACTTCGAAGATGCGGATGGCAGTGAGGCTGGTGCCCGGGAGACCCAACGCAGCATCCTGGACTACCTGGCCGAGAATCACTTTGAGATGGTCATCAACCTCTCAATGCGCAACTCGGGGGGCCGCCGACTCTCCTCCTTTGTCACCAAGGGGTACCGCACCCGGCGCCTGGCCGTCGACTACTCTGTGCCGCTCATCATCGACATCAAGTGCACCAAGCTCTTTGTGGAG GCACTGGGTCAGATCAGGGCAGCTCCCCCGCTGAAGATGCATGTGGACTGCATGACGTCTCAGAAACTCATCCGCCTGCCGG ggctgatCGACGTCCACGTCCACCTCCGCGAGCCGGGTGGCACGCACAAGGAGGACTTTGCGTCGGGCACTGCGGCCGCCCTGGCTGGGGGCATCACCATGGTGTGCGCCATGCCCAACACCAGCCCCGCCATCACTGATGCTGCCTCCTTCGCCCTGGCGCAGAAG CTGGCCGAGGCTGGGGCCCGCTGCGACTTCGCCCTCTTTCTGGGCGCTTCCTCGGAGAACGCCGGCTCGCTCGGCCCCCTGGCCGGGGCGGCTGCTGGGCTCAAGATGTACCTGAACGACACCTTCTCCAGCCTGCGGATGGACGACGTGTCGCTGTGGATGGAG CACTTCAAGCAGTGGCCGCGGCACCTGCCTATCGTGGCGCACGCGGAGCGGCAGACAGTGGCCGCTGTCCTGATGGTGGCCCAGCTGTACCAGCGCCCCGTGCACATCTGCCACGTGGCCCGCAGGGAGGAG ATCCTCCTCATCAAGGCAGCCAAGCAGAAGGGGATCCCGGTGACGTGCGAGGTGGCCCCACACCACCTCTTCCTGTGCCGGGACGACCTGGGGCGCCTCGGGGAGGGCCGAGCGGCTGTGCGGCCGGCACTGGGCACCCGCCAGGACGTGGAAGCTCTCTGGGAGAGCTTGGACACCATCGACTGCTTTGCCACAGACCATG ccccccacacgctggaggagaagcagggGCAGGAGCCGCCCCCTGGCTACCCCGGCCTGGAGACgatgctgccgctgctgctgaCGGCTGTCTCTGAGGGGCGGCTCACGGTGGAGGACATCATCCAGCGCCTCTACGAGAACCCCCGCAAGATCTTTGGGCTGCCAGTGCAGGAGGACACCTACGTGGAG GTCGACTTGGAGCACGAGTGGATCATCCCCAGCCACACGGCCTTCTCCAAGGCCCGCTGGACGCCCTTTGAGGGCATGAAGGTGAAGGGGACAGTGCGGAGGGTGGTCCTGCGCGGGGAAGTCGCCTACATCGATGGTCAG GTGCTGGTGCCCCCCGGCTACGGGCAGGACGTGAAGAAATGGCCCtcaggagctgtgctggtgcCACATGCGGCCCCCGCCAAGGAGAGCACGAAG ACCCCCGAGCGGCCCCGGCACGTGGGGGCCGGTGAGACGCTGCGCAGCCGAGCCTCCAGCCCCCGCAGGGCCGGCCCCACGGGCGAGGGGCGCTTCCACCTCCCGCCCCGCATCCACCGGGCCTCCGATCCCGGCCTGCCAG CTGAGGACGCCCGAGAGAAGACCGGCAGGAAGGTGGCAGAGGCGG ATCCGACTGTGATCCAGGACAGCTACTTCTACCCGCTGGGCCCCCTCCCACGCCAGGCATCCCCCCAGGGCGCACCCCACTTCCAGACCTCCCCGCTGCTGCACCCCCTGGTCGGGCAGCATgtcctctctgcccagcagtTCTCCAAGGAGCAG CTGTCGCATCTCTTCAACGTGGCACACACCCTGCGCATGCTGGTGCAGAAGGAGCGGAGCCTGGACATCCTCAAG GGCAAGGTGATGGCATCCATGTTCTACGAGGCAAGCACACGGACCAGCAGCTCCTTCGCGGCGGCCATGAGCCGGCTGGGCGGCTCCGTCCTGTCCTTCTCAGAGGCCACCTCCTCGGTGCAGAAGGGCGAGTCGCTGGCTGACTCCGTGCAGACCATGTGCTGCTACGCCGACGTGCTGGTGCTGCGGCACCCCCAGCCAGGCGCCGTCGAG CTGGCCGCCAAGCACTGTCGCAAGCCCGTGATCAATGCCGGGGATGGCGTGGGGGAGCACCCCACACAGGCGCTGCTGGACATCTTCACCATCCGTGAGGAGCTGGGCACAGTCAACGGCATGACG ATCACCATGGTGGGCGACCTGAAGCACGGGCGCACGGTGCACTCTCTGGCGTGCCTGCTCACCCAGTACCGCGTCAACCTGCGCTACGTCACCCCCCCCGGCCTCCGCATGCCCCCTGACATCaccagcttcgtggcctccaAGGGCATCAAGCAG GAGGAGTTTGGGAGTATCGAGGAGGCGCTGCCGGACACCGACGTGCTGTACATGACCCGCATCCAGAAGGAGCGCTTCCGCCTGGCGGAGGAGTACGAGGCC TGCTTCGGGCAGTTCATCCTCACGCCCCACATCATGACCCGGGCCAAGGAGAAGATGGTGGTGATGCACCCCCTGCCCCGCGTCAACGAGATCag CGTGGAGGTGGACTCGGACCCTCGCGCCGCGTACTTCCGGCAGGCGGAGAACGGGATGTACATGCGGATGGCGCTGCTGGCCACCGTCCTGGGCCGCTACTGA